From Planctomycetota bacterium, a single genomic window includes:
- the mce gene encoding methylmalonyl-CoA epimerase: MTPAAAVNHIGIAVRSLDAQRAFYEGVLGARFEGVEEVGEQHVRVAFYAVGDGPHAVRLELLEPTSPESPIAAFLEKRGEGLHHVAYTVADLPARLAELKAAGVRLIDDHPRVGARGARVAFVHPKASLGVLTELCEHAEPGAHA, from the coding sequence ATGACGCCCGCCGCCGCCGTCAACCACATCGGCATCGCCGTCCGGTCGCTCGACGCCCAGCGCGCGTTCTACGAGGGCGTGCTCGGCGCCCGGTTCGAGGGCGTCGAGGAGGTCGGCGAGCAGCACGTCCGCGTCGCCTTCTACGCCGTGGGCGACGGCCCGCACGCCGTGCGCCTCGAGCTGCTCGAGCCCACCTCGCCCGAATCGCCGATCGCGGCGTTCCTCGAGAAGCGGGGCGAGGGGCTGCACCACGTCGCGTACACCGTCGCCGACCTGCCCGCGCGACTCGCCGAGCTCAAGGCCGCGGGCGTACGACTGATCGACGACCACCCCCGCGTCGGCGCCCGCGGCGCGCGGGTGGCGTTCGTGCACCCCAAGGCGTCGCTGGGCGTGCTGACGGAGTTGTGCGAGCACGCAGAACCAGGAGCCCATGCATGA
- the meaB gene encoding methylmalonyl Co-A mutase-associated GTPase MeaB — protein MSTLPRAPAELLAAAVLAGDRGALARAISLVESGHPRHARDADALLDALLPHTGRAVRVGVTGVPGAGKSTFIERLGLMLCDEGRRVAVLAIDPSSVVTGGSILGDRTRMARLSAHERAFIRPSPSAGALGGVARRTREASLLCEAAGFDVVLIETVGVGQSESLVADMTDCVLTLSVPGSGDELQGIKRGLLEAVDVIAVNKADGDLAREAARAAGDLAAAMSVLHPDGVRRAAVLTCSARTGEGVADVWRAILDCVDARRAGGELDRRRREQRLRWLRAVIDDRVRALVHDSPAAAAALRLVEPRVRDGSESPGAGAARVIEAFLSDASRPAPTPDARRPALSPAPASTHHEVRA, from the coding sequence GTGAGCACTCTGCCCCGCGCGCCCGCCGAACTGCTCGCCGCCGCCGTCCTGGCGGGCGATCGCGGCGCGCTCGCCCGCGCGATCTCGCTGGTCGAGTCGGGCCATCCGCGCCACGCCCGCGACGCCGACGCGCTGCTCGACGCGCTGCTGCCGCACACCGGTCGCGCGGTGCGGGTGGGCGTCACGGGCGTGCCCGGGGCGGGCAAGTCGACGTTCATCGAACGACTCGGGCTGATGCTCTGCGACGAAGGCCGCCGCGTCGCGGTGCTGGCGATCGATCCTTCCAGCGTCGTCACCGGGGGTTCGATCCTGGGCGACCGCACGCGCATGGCGCGCCTCTCGGCGCACGAGCGTGCGTTCATCCGCCCGTCGCCGAGCGCGGGCGCGCTGGGGGGCGTGGCCCGGCGCACGCGCGAGGCCTCGCTGCTGTGCGAGGCCGCGGGGTTCGATGTCGTGCTCATCGAAACGGTCGGCGTGGGGCAGTCCGAGTCGCTCGTGGCCGACATGACGGACTGCGTGCTGACGCTGTCGGTGCCGGGCTCGGGCGACGAGCTGCAGGGCATCAAGCGCGGGCTGCTGGAGGCGGTGGACGTGATCGCCGTCAACAAGGCCGACGGCGACCTCGCGCGCGAGGCCGCCCGCGCCGCGGGCGATCTCGCCGCCGCCATGAGCGTGCTGCACCCGGACGGCGTGCGTCGCGCCGCCGTGCTCACGTGCAGCGCCCGCACCGGCGAGGGCGTCGCCGATGTGTGGCGGGCGATCCTCGACTGCGTCGACGCCCGGCGCGCGGGGGGCGAACTCGACAGACGCCGGCGCGAGCAGCGCCTCCGCTGGCTGCGCGCCGTCATCGACGACCGCGTCCGAGCGCTCGTGCACGATTCTCCCGCCGCCGCCGCCGCGCTCCGGCTCGTCGAGCCCCGCGTGCGCGACGGATCCGAGTCTCCCGGCGCCGGGGCGGCCCGGGTGATCGAGGCGTTCCTGTCCGACGCGTCCCGCCCCGCCCCGACACCCGACGCGCGGCGGCCGGCCCTCTCCCCTGCCCCCGCGTCCACGCACCACGAGGTCCGCGCATGA
- a CDS encoding methylmalonyl-CoA mutase family protein, with protein sequence MLPKTLDTAQQFPRVSEASWRALVEIDLQGAPFERRLVTHTYEGIDIKPLYTRDDAVPGGDPSGHSGLMPMTRGARLLGVSRHGWDIRQEVADADPLAANRACLDELEGGATSLVLRLDACARAQLDPADPVGRNLAARDGIAAYTVDDLDRVLQGVHLEMITVSLEAGAAFTPASAMLAALWERRGVSFEVARGCLQADPLAVLARDGHLPYSLDEGMSRLGELARWSVQRLPLVRAVRVGTAPYHHAGATATQDLAFSMGTALEYLRAMTRAGLTVDQAAGQVLFSFATGCGLFLAIAKLRAARRLWARVVEACGGSDPARAMTMYVRPSKRVLTTRDPWVNILRTTTCAVAAGLAGADAIGVTPFDAAIGDPSPLARRVARNTHHVLLDECHLHRVCDVPGGSWYIEHLTDQVAAKAWALLQEIESRGGMARALADGWVARQIDGAMLPRIHNLATRKDVVVGVSEFPLANETRPAVTPSDRDAIVGAARARLAGRAPAPRTPASGDRSDRCADALQAARANASVREIADLLRPADDKPAAIHTPVHVHPFAEAFERLRDACDRYAQQCGGRPRVFLVAVGTAPRHLARLTYARHLFQAGGFDVRESVPDVSPDAAGVEFVESGAHIAVLCGPDDAYQNAIPRFAPVLRGAGARRIVLAGNPGGHEAAYRDAGIDRFIFVKCDVVEVLTSLLAEEGVYA encoded by the coding sequence ATGCTGCCGAAGACGCTCGATACCGCCCAGCAGTTCCCGCGCGTCAGCGAGGCGTCGTGGCGGGCGCTCGTGGAGATCGACCTGCAGGGCGCCCCGTTCGAACGCCGCCTCGTCACGCACACGTACGAGGGCATCGACATCAAGCCGCTGTACACGCGCGACGACGCCGTCCCGGGCGGCGATCCTTCCGGGCACAGCGGGCTGATGCCCATGACGCGCGGCGCTCGCCTGCTCGGCGTGTCGCGACACGGGTGGGACATCCGCCAGGAAGTCGCCGACGCCGACCCGCTCGCGGCGAACCGCGCATGCCTGGACGAACTCGAGGGCGGCGCGACCTCGCTCGTGCTGCGCCTCGACGCGTGCGCGCGCGCCCAGCTCGATCCCGCGGACCCGGTCGGGCGAAACCTCGCCGCCCGCGACGGCATCGCCGCGTACACCGTCGACGACCTCGACCGCGTGCTGCAGGGCGTGCACCTCGAGATGATCACCGTCTCGCTCGAGGCCGGCGCCGCGTTCACGCCCGCGTCCGCGATGCTCGCGGCCCTGTGGGAGCGGCGGGGCGTGTCGTTCGAGGTCGCCCGAGGGTGTCTCCAGGCCGACCCGCTCGCGGTGCTGGCGCGCGACGGGCACCTGCCCTATTCGCTGGACGAAGGGATGTCGCGCCTCGGCGAACTGGCCCGCTGGAGCGTGCAGCGCCTCCCGCTGGTCCGCGCCGTCCGTGTCGGCACCGCGCCGTACCACCACGCCGGGGCGACCGCCACGCAGGACCTCGCGTTCTCGATGGGCACCGCGCTGGAATACCTGCGGGCGATGACCCGCGCCGGCCTCACCGTCGATCAGGCCGCCGGGCAGGTGCTGTTCTCCTTCGCCACCGGGTGCGGGCTGTTCCTCGCGATCGCCAAGCTCCGAGCGGCCCGGCGGCTCTGGGCCCGCGTCGTCGAAGCCTGCGGCGGGTCTGACCCGGCCCGCGCCATGACCATGTACGTCCGCCCCAGCAAGCGCGTCCTCACCACCCGCGACCCCTGGGTGAACATCCTGCGCACGACCACGTGCGCGGTCGCGGCCGGGCTCGCCGGCGCCGACGCGATCGGCGTCACGCCCTTCGACGCCGCGATCGGCGATCCCTCGCCCCTCGCCCGGCGCGTGGCGCGCAACACGCACCACGTTCTGCTCGACGAGTGCCACCTGCACCGCGTGTGCGATGTTCCCGGCGGCTCGTGGTACATCGAGCATCTGACCGACCAGGTCGCCGCCAAGGCCTGGGCGCTGCTCCAGGAGATCGAGTCGCGGGGCGGGATGGCGCGGGCGCTCGCCGACGGCTGGGTCGCCCGCCAGATCGACGGCGCGATGCTGCCCCGCATCCACAACCTCGCCACACGCAAGGACGTGGTGGTGGGGGTCAGCGAGTTCCCGCTGGCGAACGAGACACGCCCGGCCGTCACGCCGTCCGATCGTGATGCCATCGTGGGCGCCGCCCGGGCGCGGCTCGCGGGGCGCGCGCCCGCCCCGCGCACGCCCGCGTCGGGCGATCGGTCCGACCGCTGCGCCGACGCTCTCCAGGCCGCCCGCGCCAACGCGTCCGTCCGCGAGATCGCCGACCTGCTCCGCCCCGCGGACGACAAGCCGGCGGCGATCCACACGCCCGTGCACGTGCACCCGTTCGCCGAGGCCTTCGAGCGCCTGCGCGACGCGTGCGACCGCTACGCGCAGCAGTGCGGCGGGCGTCCGCGCGTGTTCCTGGTCGCGGTGGGTACTGCGCCGCGTCATTTGGCGCGACTGACGTACGCGCGACACCTGTTCCAGGCGGGCGGGTTCGACGTGCGCGAGAGCGTGCCCGACGTTTCGCCCGACGCCGCGGGCGTCGAGTTCGTCGAGAGCGGCGCGCACATCGCGGTGCTGTGCGGGCCCGACGACGCCTACCAGAACGCCATCCCGCGATTCGCGCCCGTGCTGCGCGGGGCGGGCGCCCGGCGGATCGTGCTCGCGGGCAACCCGGGCGGGCACGAGGCGGCGTACCGCGACGCGGGCATCGACCGGTTCATCTTCGTGAAGTGCGACGTGGTCGAGGTGCTCACGTCGCTGCTGGCCGAGGAAGGGGTGTACGCGTGA
- a CDS encoding pyruvate kinase, which produces MKDRRPLLELLARLRAVRRSCLETERSHADMLDQLARAEADAPQAGAPGPMAGAAASARNLLHYLALRSDDLRDLHEPLAAHGLSSLGRAEAHVLANLDGVIAALECLTRTPEEAEGGVAPVSLRDGREILERRAQSLLGASRAPGDSGAGVRIMVTLPGEAAEDAGLVRRMLDAGMTCARINTAHDGPRAWERMCRLVRAESARAGVACRILMDLAGPKIRTGPIEPGPRVLRIKPGRDALGQVVSPGEVILRAAHDAPGEEPRALPVDGDWLHALRTGDVIELRDARGRRRTLAVEVSPTRAGEARGVVRARTTRTIYVRTGTVLRLRTPDGREPRATVGPLPPTQQAIVVRPGDPLVVSFDAPAGRPASDGGAAVITCTLPQAFARCRPGGQVWFDDGRVGAVIVHVGVGCLELRVTTAARDGSKIRADKGINLPDTDIPVRGLTPEDVEVLPLAAAHADMIGLSFVREPADVDDVRARLRDLGAPGVGVVLKIETSHAFERLPALLLAALHAPAAGVMIARGDLAVEVGYDRLAEVQEEILWLCEAAHVPVIWATQVLESMAKEGRPSRAEVTDAAMGERAECVMLNKGPFIVEAIELLGTVMRRMLDHQAKKRSVMRALAVARRFSGRA; this is translated from the coding sequence ATGAAAGACCGCCGGCCGCTCCTGGAGTTGCTCGCCCGCCTTCGGGCGGTGCGCCGGTCGTGCCTGGAAACCGAGCGGTCGCACGCCGACATGCTCGACCAACTGGCCCGGGCCGAGGCGGACGCGCCGCAGGCGGGCGCGCCGGGCCCGATGGCGGGCGCGGCGGCGAGCGCGCGCAACCTGCTGCATTACCTCGCGCTGCGCAGCGACGACCTGCGCGACCTGCACGAGCCGCTCGCCGCGCACGGGCTGTCGTCGCTCGGGCGTGCCGAGGCCCATGTGCTCGCGAACCTGGACGGGGTGATCGCGGCGTTGGAGTGCCTGACGCGCACGCCAGAGGAGGCGGAGGGAGGGGTCGCGCCGGTTTCGCTGCGCGACGGGCGCGAGATCCTCGAGCGACGCGCGCAGAGCCTCTTGGGCGCGAGCCGCGCCCCGGGCGACTCCGGTGCGGGCGTTCGCATCATGGTGACGCTGCCGGGCGAGGCGGCGGAAGACGCCGGGCTGGTGCGACGGATGCTCGACGCCGGCATGACGTGCGCGCGGATCAACACGGCGCACGATGGCCCGCGCGCGTGGGAGCGCATGTGCCGCCTGGTGCGCGCGGAGTCCGCGCGGGCGGGCGTCGCATGCCGGATCCTGATGGACCTGGCCGGGCCGAAGATCCGCACCGGGCCGATCGAGCCCGGCCCGCGCGTGCTGCGCATCAAGCCCGGGCGCGACGCGCTCGGGCAAGTCGTGTCGCCCGGGGAGGTCATCCTCCGCGCCGCGCACGACGCCCCGGGCGAGGAACCCCGCGCGTTGCCCGTGGACGGCGACTGGCTCCACGCACTCCGCACGGGCGACGTGATCGAGCTGCGCGACGCGCGCGGCCGCCGCCGCACGCTCGCGGTGGAGGTCTCTCCGACGCGCGCGGGCGAGGCGCGGGGCGTCGTCCGCGCGCGAACGACCCGCACGATCTACGTGCGCACGGGAACAGTGCTGCGCCTGCGCACCCCCGACGGGCGCGAGCCGCGCGCGACCGTCGGCCCGCTTCCTCCCACCCAGCAGGCGATTGTCGTGCGGCCCGGCGATCCGCTGGTCGTCTCGTTCGACGCGCCGGCCGGGCGTCCCGCGTCCGACGGTGGGGCGGCGGTCATCACGTGCACGCTGCCGCAGGCCTTTGCCCGCTGCCGCCCCGGTGGGCAGGTGTGGTTCGACGACGGGCGCGTCGGCGCCGTGATCGTGCACGTGGGCGTGGGGTGCCTCGAACTCCGCGTGACGACCGCCGCCCGCGACGGCAGCAAGATCCGCGCCGACAAGGGCATCAACCTTCCCGATACCGACATCCCGGTGCGCGGGCTCACGCCCGAGGACGTCGAGGTGCTCCCGCTCGCCGCCGCCCACGCCGACATGATCGGCCTGTCGTTCGTGCGAGAGCCCGCGGACGTGGACGACGTGCGGGCACGCCTGCGCGACCTCGGAGCGCCGGGCGTGGGCGTCGTGCTCAAGATCGAGACCTCGCACGCCTTCGAGCGGCTCCCGGCGCTGCTCCTCGCCGCCCTGCACGCACCGGCCGCCGGCGTCATGATCGCCCGTGGCGATCTCGCGGTCGAGGTCGGCTACGACCGCCTCGCCGAGGTGCAGGAAGAGATCCTCTGGCTGTGCGAGGCGGCCCACGTCCCTGTCATCTGGGCCACCCAGGTGCTGGAATCCATGGCCAAGGAAGGACGCCCGTCACGCGCGGAAGTGACCGACGCCGCCATGGGCGAGCGTGCCGAGTGCGTCATGCTCAACAAGGGCCCGTTCATCGTCGAAGCTATCGAGCTGCTCGGCACCGTCATGCGCCGCATGCTCGACCACCAGGCGAAGAAGCGCTCGGTCATGCGTGCGCTCGCGGTCGCCCGCCGGTTCTCCGGGCGGGCGTAG
- a CDS encoding acetyl-CoA hydrolase/transferase C-terminal domain-containing protein, whose protein sequence is MGRVDTAAEAVAHIRSGMNVFVHGSAATPVSLLDALAARPDVRDITLFHLHTEGTASFLSPEVGDRIRSCSFFTGAAARPAVQEGRADFIPVFLSDIPGLFTSGRIRLDAALLQLSPADRHGMHTLGTSCDAARAAADSAGLVIAEVNAQMPRTNGNTVVPGKRLHAWVETDRPLPAHAPAPIGPVEARIGEIIADLVEDGATLQMGIGAIPDAVLARLGNKHELGVHTEMFSDGLIPLIEGGVVTNRRKDVHPGRTVTSFCSGSTRLFDFVHQNSLVEFHGCDRTNDTALIRRNPRVTAINSALQIDLTGQVCADSIGHKIYSGIGGQLDFIRGAALSEGGKPIIALPSTAAGGTISRIASELTLGAGVVTTRGHVHWIVTEHGAVNLYGLSLRRRGEALISIAHPDFRGELTKRLAATRHYACS, encoded by the coding sequence ATGGGACGTGTCGATACGGCGGCGGAGGCGGTCGCGCATATTCGCAGCGGCATGAACGTGTTCGTGCACGGGAGCGCGGCGACACCGGTCTCGCTGCTCGACGCGCTCGCCGCGCGTCCCGATGTGCGCGACATCACGCTCTTTCACCTGCACACCGAGGGCACGGCGTCGTTCCTCTCCCCCGAAGTCGGGGATCGAATCCGCTCATGCTCGTTCTTTACGGGTGCGGCGGCGCGCCCGGCGGTGCAGGAAGGCCGCGCGGACTTCATCCCGGTGTTTCTCTCGGACATCCCGGGGTTGTTCACGAGCGGGCGCATCCGGCTGGACGCGGCGCTGCTGCAACTCTCGCCCGCGGATCGGCACGGGATGCACACGCTGGGGACATCGTGCGACGCGGCGCGGGCCGCGGCCGACAGCGCGGGGCTGGTGATCGCCGAGGTGAACGCGCAGATGCCCCGAACGAACGGGAACACGGTGGTCCCGGGCAAGCGCTTGCACGCGTGGGTGGAGACCGACCGACCCCTGCCGGCGCACGCGCCGGCGCCGATCGGCCCGGTAGAAGCGCGGATCGGGGAGATCATCGCGGACCTGGTCGAGGACGGCGCGACGCTGCAGATGGGGATCGGGGCGATCCCCGACGCGGTGCTTGCGCGCCTGGGCAACAAGCACGAACTGGGCGTGCACACGGAGATGTTCTCCGACGGGCTGATCCCGCTCATCGAGGGCGGGGTGGTGACGAACCGGCGCAAGGACGTGCACCCCGGGCGGACGGTCACGAGCTTCTGCAGCGGGTCGACGCGCCTCTTCGACTTCGTGCACCAGAACTCGCTCGTGGAGTTTCACGGGTGCGACCGCACGAACGACACGGCGCTGATCCGGCGCAACCCGCGGGTGACGGCCATCAACAGCGCGCTGCAGATCGACCTCACGGGGCAGGTGTGCGCGGACTCGATCGGGCACAAGATCTACTCGGGGATCGGCGGGCAGCTTGATTTCATCCGGGGGGCGGCGCTCTCGGAAGGGGGCAAGCCCATCATCGCGCTGCCCTCGACCGCCGCGGGCGGGACGATCTCGCGGATCGCATCGGAACTGACCCTCGGCGCGGGCGTCGTCACGACGCGCGGGCACGTGCACTGGATCGTGACCGAGCACGGGGCGGTCAACCTGTACGGGCTGAGCCTGCGTCGCCGCGGCGAGGCGCTGATCTCGATCGCGCACCCGGACTTCCGGGGTGAACTGACGAAGCGTTTGGCGGCGACGCGCCACTACGCGTGCTCGTGA
- the scpA gene encoding methylmalonyl-CoA mutase, whose amino-acid sequence MSTIPNFAAVPLASPSRPGNADQWTHAVRDAFGAGPGDLAWPTPERIALRPEYQAADLAGVDFVDTFPGLAPFVRGPYAAMYALKPWTVRQYAGFSTAEASNAFYRANLAAGQKGLSVAFDLATHRGYDSDHPRVAGDVGMAGVAIDSVEDMKRLFEGIPLDDISVSMTMNGAVLPVLAMYVVAAEEQGVSPARLAGTIQNDILKEFMVRNTYIYPPGPSMRIIGDIFEFCARAMPRFNTISISGYHMQEAGATADIELAYTLADGLEYLRTGVSRGLDVDDFAPRFSFFWGIGTHLFMEIAKLRAARLLWATIVRTFNPKNDKSMCLRAHSQTSGWSLTAQDVYNNVVRTCVEAMAATQGHTQSLHTNALDEALALPSEFSARIARNTQLFLQHETDTCRVIDPWGGSYAVERLTHELAHRAWEHILEIENLGGMARAIERGIPKLRIEEAAARAQAAIDSGRRAVVGVNKFRPRADEPVDVLRIDNSSVRDSQIARLRDLRRRRDPDAVARALDALTDAAAGRTPANLLELSIQAARARATLGEISAALEKVYGRHEAPVAAARGVYVAEAGRDDVSVMRARQHAAAFEQQEGRRPRILVAKIGQDGHDRGQKVVASAFADLGFDVDIGPLFQTPDEVARQAVENDVHIVGVSSLAAGHLTLVPALIDALARAGRADVMVVVGGVIPPSDHEHLRAAGVSAIFGPGTPIAPAAIRVLNELLRRLGHHAPEAALP is encoded by the coding sequence GTGAGCACGATCCCGAACTTCGCCGCCGTGCCGCTGGCGTCGCCTTCACGCCCCGGCAACGCCGACCAGTGGACGCACGCCGTCCGCGACGCGTTCGGCGCGGGCCCGGGCGACCTCGCCTGGCCGACGCCCGAGCGGATCGCCCTCCGCCCGGAGTACCAGGCGGCGGACCTGGCGGGCGTGGACTTCGTGGACACGTTCCCCGGGCTGGCGCCGTTCGTCCGGGGGCCGTACGCCGCCATGTACGCCCTGAAGCCCTGGACGGTGCGTCAGTACGCCGGGTTCAGCACGGCGGAGGCGAGCAACGCGTTCTACCGCGCGAACCTCGCCGCCGGGCAGAAGGGCCTGTCCGTCGCGTTCGATCTCGCGACGCACCGCGGGTACGACAGCGACCACCCGCGCGTCGCGGGCGACGTCGGCATGGCGGGCGTCGCGATCGACAGCGTCGAGGACATGAAGCGCCTGTTCGAGGGCATCCCCCTCGACGACATCAGCGTCTCCATGACAATGAACGGCGCGGTGCTGCCCGTGCTGGCGATGTACGTCGTGGCGGCGGAGGAGCAGGGCGTGTCGCCGGCCCGCCTCGCGGGCACCATCCAGAACGACATCCTCAAGGAGTTCATGGTCCGCAACACGTACATCTACCCGCCCGGGCCCAGCATGCGGATCATCGGCGACATCTTCGAGTTCTGCGCCCGCGCCATGCCCCGCTTCAACACCATCTCCATCAGCGGGTACCACATGCAGGAGGCGGGCGCCACCGCCGACATCGAGCTCGCCTACACCCTGGCCGACGGGCTCGAGTACCTGCGGACGGGCGTGTCGCGCGGGCTCGACGTCGACGACTTCGCCCCGCGCTTCAGCTTCTTCTGGGGCATCGGCACCCACCTCTTCATGGAGATCGCCAAGCTGCGCGCCGCGCGCCTCCTGTGGGCGACCATCGTCCGCACCTTCAACCCCAAGAACGACAAGAGCATGTGCCTGCGCGCCCACAGCCAGACGAGCGGGTGGAGCCTGACGGCCCAGGACGTGTACAACAACGTCGTCCGCACGTGCGTAGAGGCCATGGCCGCCACGCAGGGGCACACCCAGAGCCTGCACACCAACGCGCTCGACGAGGCGCTCGCGCTCCCGTCCGAGTTCTCGGCGCGGATCGCGCGCAACACGCAGCTCTTCCTGCAGCACGAGACCGACACCTGCCGCGTGATCGACCCGTGGGGCGGGTCGTACGCCGTCGAGCGACTGACGCACGAGCTCGCCCATCGCGCGTGGGAGCACATCCTGGAGATCGAGAACCTGGGGGGCATGGCCCGCGCGATCGAGCGGGGCATCCCGAAGCTGCGCATCGAAGAGGCCGCGGCCCGCGCCCAGGCCGCCATCGATTCCGGGCGGCGCGCGGTGGTGGGGGTCAACAAGTTCCGCCCGCGCGCCGACGAGCCGGTCGACGTGCTCCGCATCGACAACTCCTCGGTGCGCGACTCGCAGATCGCCCGCCTGCGCGACCTGCGCCGCCGGCGCGACCCCGACGCCGTCGCCCGCGCGCTCGACGCGCTCACCGACGCCGCCGCCGGGCGCACGCCCGCCAACCTGCTCGAGCTCTCCATCCAGGCCGCCCGCGCCCGCGCCACGCTGGGCGAGATCTCCGCGGCCCTGGAGAAGGTCTACGGGCGCCACGAAGCGCCCGTCGCCGCGGCCCGGGGCGTCTACGTCGCCGAGGCCGGGCGCGACGACGTCTCCGTGATGCGCGCCCGCCAGCACGCGGCGGCGTTCGAGCAGCAGGAGGGCCGCCGCCCCCGCATCCTCGTCGCCAAGATCGGGCAGGACGGGCACGACCGCGGGCAGAAGGTCGTCGCGAGCGCCTTCGCCGATCTCGGCTTCGACGTCGACATCGGCCCGCTCTTCCAGACGCCCGACGAGGTCGCGCGACAGGCCGTCGAGAACGACGTGCACATCGTCGGCGTCTCGTCCCTGGCGGCGGGGCACCTCACGCTCGTCCCAGCGCTCATCGATGCCCTCGCCCGCGCGGGACGCGCGGACGTCATGGTCGTCGTGGGGGGCGTCATCCCCCCGAGCGATCACGAGCACCTCCGCGCCGCCGGCGTCAGCGCCATCTTCGGGCCCGGCACGCCCATCGCCCCGGCCGCCATCCGCGTGCTCAACGAACTGCTCCGACGCCTGGGGCACCACGCCCCGGAGGCGGCCCTGCCGTGA